The following nucleotide sequence is from Vigna radiata var. radiata cultivar VC1973A unplaced genomic scaffold, Vradiata_ver6 scaffold_365, whole genome shotgun sequence.
TGAACTTCGAGATATTTTCCAAAACTCGTTAGcagtattttgtttttcaaaatcttttgctAAAACCTCACCATCTAACCTtgataatatgtattttttttttttttaattataagcGCGTTGTGCGGACGTTAGACAAGCTGATAATGCTTCTCCTTCCAACATTATCTCCCATAACGACATCTTTACCTTGACACTGTTTTGGCAAATAGATTTTTCACTTCCAACTTGCGCCATAACTATTTTAGgctaatttgttataaaatgtGAATTGGagaaaataaacttttcaaaatacaaGCGACACAGAATAATGCTATTCAAAGAATTGAATTATGGCGGTTATATGAatgaattcaaataattatttagcaTCATCCAAATGCTGGCTAAACAGCAATTAGTAACAAATAATTCTATCCTAAACCATTCAATAGGAACTATTTCTATATTCTAAGTAAACCatcaaatgttttataatttacttttatttacattaaacCCTCCTCGAACGCCGAAACAGTAGACATTTCACATATAAATGATATCATTGACACAAGCCATTTCAAGAGTGGCGGATCTAAGACCTGAAATCAGTGGGACAAGTCAAGTAGTGTATCTATACACTTTAAGTTACACACAGGTCTATCATAGAACAAtgataaacaatttcaaatatataaaattagagggtaaaattaactttttttcagatacttaataataattttaggtGTACACATAGGTCCGCCACTGCATTCCAAGCACAATGACACAAACAAGATACTGCACTTCAACGGAGAAAAACACTCAGCACTGCGTCCCAATTCCCGACACATTTATCCACACTTCATTTAAGCGTTGAGTAGTATTATGAGAGGAAGCATTGTAGTTGGCAATGATATAGGAGGTGGTATCTTGTATTGTTATGGATTGCTTGTTTAGGGTAGTTACAAGAGCTTCGATTTCTTTGTTAATATTATGATCATTCGCATACCCACTGAACTTCCTAACTGCTATGCACCGACTTTTCCACTTCTCTATCCACAGCTTCAGTTCAGGATTGGGCAGCGGAGGTTTCCCATGAAAGCGAGTTGATATGAATATTCTTACAATATAGGCATTCCCAGAGGGTGACGATGAAGACGGCACACTCGTTAAGGCTGGAGCAGTAAATGCAATTTTTGAAGAATTCGAGTTCGCGCCATGGATATACTGGTACAACCTGGTGCATCATTAACAATCACTTATTAACAAAAGGATTATGTTATAGCCATCAGCACATCATTATCAACAGCATAGGTACACAAAATCTATTTTAGAATTTCAGTCATAGTTTGTTAAGTAGAGTATTTGAATGAAAGTTAATctgaaaaggaaagagaagagTGAAGATGCGGTGAAAGCAAATACTCTTGCACATGTTttgcagaaaaaaataaacatcaagAAAAGGAGATTTTAAGATGCAGAGTAAAAGATAAAACCTTTGAAATCCATTTCTGTAGGACTGGTCAAAGGAAGTTCCAGAGACACGGGCTGATACCCACGTGGATTCATTGTAGAGTCTAATCTGAAAATCTGATTGAGAGAGTATGACCGTGTAGTTGGGTAATTCAATAGCCTGCAGTATGTTACCACTGCACCAACAAACTGCTATGAACAAATAGTAAAGAAAGTGCAGCATTGCTGTTTCCATCACTGCCTCTCTTCTCTTTACAGATTATTTGCCCATTTTAAATAGGCAGAAGCAGCACACAGAAAATAAGTGGAAGCAGGAGTGGGGTGGGGTTTTCGTCATTAATCATTACCTATTTTATTCCCTTcctcttttacttttgaaaaatatactCGGACACCGGACACCTGTCACGTCATTAGTCGAcgtttaagaaaataaaaaaaaataaaaaatgacatggATTAGTAGAgggtttgaaagaaaaaagaataaaatattcagaatttaaatttcattttcagagATTGAGAAAGAAACTCTAGAGAGAAACTCTCCACTCCAATGAGAAAATCCTCGTCACATTTCCACCATTCGCCGTTAAACGGCCACCGGAGGACGACCCAGAGGCTCTATCGTCGATGATCTTCGCATCTCTTCCCACAAGTCACgtcttgttaagtccctggcaagtgtaccggatcgttatcaagtaatataaaatgggtaagtccaagtatcgtttccc
It contains:
- the LOC106779561 gene encoding heme-binding protein 2; the protein is METAMLHFLYYLFIAVCWCSGNILQAIELPNYTVILSQSDFQIRLYNESTWVSARVSGTSFDQSYRNGFQRLYQYIHGANSNSSKIAFTAPALTSVPSSSSPSGNAYIVRIFISTRFHGKPPLPNPELKLWIEKWKSRCIAVRKFSGYANDHNINKEIEALVTTLNKQSITIQDTTSYIIANYNASSHNTTQRLNEVWINVSGIGTQC